In Rhodococcus qingshengii JCM 15477, the sequence CAGTGCAATGAACGTCGACATACGAACTCGGAAAAGTGGTGAGACAGATGAGCAGTCCGTTCGAGGTCATCGAGGTGGGTGGCATTCCGTTTGCCGCGACCAATCTCGAGAGAGCTACCGATTGGGTAGTCAACGACAGACGAGAGGGAGCAGGAACCGGAGTCTCCGTGAGGTTGTCGAATTCCTACTGCGTGTCGGCGGCGCACAGTGATCGCGACTACTCCGCGGTTTTGAAGGGTCCGGGTGTGAACTTCGCAGACGGAACCCCGGTCAGCTGGGTGATGCGCCTGATCGGCGGCACCGCCGATCACGTCGGTGTTCGACCAGTCCGGGGTCCGTCGTTCTTCGAGGCCACCCTGGACAAGGGACGCCGCTACAGCCTTCGTCACCATTTTGTCGGCACGACAGAAGAGACGTTGAATCTCTTGACGGATCGAGTCGAGGAGTTGTACCCGGGAATCAAGGTGGCCGGCACATATGCCCCGCCGTTTGCCGCGTTCAGCAAGGAGTTCGTCGACGACATCATCACGAAGATCGATCCGACGTCACCGGACATCGTGTGGGTCGGTCTGGGTGCGCCGAAGCAGGACTTTGTCACGAAGGCGATAGCGGATCGAACCGACTACGTGGCCGTCGGTGTCGGCGCGGCCTTCGACTTCTTGGCCGGAACTGTTTCGGAGGCACCATCTTTCGTCCAGAACTCGGGTTTCGAGTGGTTGTATCGACTTGTATCCGAACCCAAACGTCTGTGGCGGCGCTACCTGTTCGGTAACTCGACATTCATACGGCTGGCATCACGTGACATACGAAAAGTCTTCGGCCGTTTGGGGGGACGCGCATGAGCGAGATCAAGACTGCCGAGCGATTCGGAGGACTACGGACCACAACCGTGGTTTCGCAACTATCAGGCGGGCTGTCCCGCAACGGAAGGAACGCAGGATGAAACGCGCACTGATTACCGGAATCACGGGGCAGGACGGCTCTTACCTTGCCGAGTTGCTGCTCTCCAAAGGCTACGAGGTTCACGGACTGATCCGTCGATCCTCGACGTTCAACACTTCGAGGATCAACCACATCTACGTTGACCCGCACGATGCGGATGCTCGACTTTTTCTTCACTACGGTGACCTCAGTGACGGAGCGCGCCTGGTGACACTACTCGCGCAGATCAAGCCGGACGAGGTGTACAACCTCGCTGCGCAGTCTCACGTCAGGGTCAGCTTCGACGAACCCGAACACACCGGGAACACCACTGGCGTCGGGTCGATCCGACTACTCGAAGCGGTTCGGATGGCCGGACTCGACTGCCGGTTCTACCAGGCGTCGAGTTCCGAGATGTTCGGTGCCACACCGCCACCGCAGAACGAGGAGACACCGTTCTACCCACGTTCGCCCTACGGTGCGGCGAAGGTGTACTCGTACTGGATCACCAAGAACTATCGTGAGGCATACGGGATCTTCGCTGTGAACGGAATTCTGTTCAATCACGAATCCCCGAGGCGTGGTGAGACATTCGTGACGCGGAAGATCACGCGCGCGGTCGCACGCATCCAGGCAGGTATCGAGGATCATCTGTACATGGGCAATCTCGATGCGATTCGCGACTGGGGATATGCGCCGGAGTACGTGGAGGGAATGTGGCGCATGCTGCAGGTCGACGAGCCTGAGGATTTTGTGCTCGCCACCGGTGGCAACTACTCGGTGCGCGACTTCCTGACCGTCGCGTTCGAACATGCAGGTCTGAACTGGGAAAACCACGTTCGATTCGACGAACGGTATCTTCGGCCGACCGAGGTGGACGCACTGATCGGGGATCCGAGTCATGCCGAGCGCAAACTCGGTTGGAAGGCCGGCGTGCACACACCCGAACTGGCCCGGATCATGGTCGAGGCAGACATCGAAGCGCTCGAACACGAAGGGCGACCGTGGATCGACACTCCGGCACTTCCCGACTGGTCGGCGACGCGATGAGTGATTCATTCGCAGCGCGACCACTCGATCGAGGCGCACCGTTCTACGTGGCCGGCCACCGAGGTCTGGTCGGCTCTTCGGTGTGGCGACACCTGGAATCTGCGGGCTTCACCAGGTTGCTCGGAAAGACGTCGGCCGAACTCGATCTACGTGACCGGGAAGCTGCTTTCGATTTCTTCGCCCGCGAAAAGCCGACCAACGTGATCCTCGCAGCAGCAAAAGTTGGGGGGATTGCGGCGAACAGCACTTTCCTCGTCGACTTCCTGTCGGAGAATCTGCGCATCCAGGTGAACGTGCTCGACGCTGCCCTCGCACACGGCGTCGAGCGTCTCCTGTTCCTCGGATCATCTTGCATCTACCCGAAATTGGCACCGCAACCGATCAAGGAGGAATACCTGCTCACCGGGCATCTCGAGCCGACCAACGACGCCTATGCAATAGCAAAGATCGCGGGAATACTCCATGTTCAAGCTGCCAGGCGGCAGCATGGTCGCCCCTGGATCTCAGCTATGCCCACCAACCTGTACGGCCCGGGAGACAATTTCTCGCCGCACGGATCGCACGTACTTCCCGCCCTCGTTCGGCGTTACGACGAGGCGCAGTCGTCGGCAGTCCAGTCGGTTGTCAACTGGGGGAGTGGCAATCCGCGACGTGAATTCCTGCATGTCGACGACTTGGCGTCGGCGTGTCTGCATCTGCTCGACAACTACGACGGTGCATCGCATGTCAACGTCGGAACCGGCGAGGACCACACAATTCGTGAGATCGCTTCGATAGTCGCCACGGAGGTCGGATACACCGGAGAGACGCGGTGGGACACCTCGAAGCCGGACGGAACGATGCAGAAACTGCTGGACGTGAGCATGATTCGGAAACTCGGATGGCGGCCGACAATCGGATTGCGCGAAGGAATCGCGTCGACGATCTCGTGGTACCGCGACAACATCGGTGCCGTACGTACCTGAATCACTTTTCCCATCAACACACTTCGCACACTCTCGAGAAAGCAGATCGAGCAACATGAGCACTCGCATAGCAGTATTCGGCACGGGATACCTGGGCGCGACACACGCGGCCTGTATGGCCGAACTCGGTCACGAGGTCCTCGGAGTGGATGTCGATGCGGCAAAGCTGGAGAAACTGGCAGCAGGTGAAGTTCCGTTCTACGAGCCAGGGTTGGGCGAGGTCCTACGAAACAACATCGATCGAGGGCGACTGAAGTTCACGTCGTCGTACGAGGAAGCCGCAGAATTTGCGGACGTGTTCTTCCTCGGGGTCGGGACGCCGCAGAAGAAGGGTGAGTTCGCCGCGGACATGGTCTACGTGGATGCCGTGATCGAGACTTTGGCGCCGCTGCTCACCAAGCCCGCGGTCATCTTCGGCAAGTCCACGGTACCGGTGGGAACCGCGGAACGGCTCGGTAAGCGCGCGCGGGAACTGGCACCGATCGGTGACAGCGTCGAAGTCGCGTGGAATCCCGAGTTTCTGCGTGAAGGATTTGCCGTCCAGGACACGTTGCACCCGGACCGACTTGTGCTCGGAGTCGATCGAAATGTCCGCGGTCGAGCGGAATCTGTTGCGCGCGAAGTTTATGCAGAGCTCATCGATGCGGAGATTCCGTTTCTCGTCACGGACCTTGCGACGGCGGAGTTGGTGAAAGCGTCAGCGAACGCTTTCCTGGCCACCAAGATCTCGTTCATCAACGCCATCTCCGAAGTGTGCGAGGCCGCTGGCGCCGACGTCACAGTGCTTGCCGACGCGATCGGGCACGACGTTCGGATCGGACGTCGATTCCTCAACGCGGGAATTGGTTTCGGCGGAGGGTGTTTGCCGAAGGACATCCGCGCCTTCATGGCTCGCGCCGGTGAACTCGGTGCCGATCAAGCACTGACGTTCCTGCGCGAAGTCGACAACATCAATATGCGCAGACGTACACGCATGGTCGAACTGGCGCGGGAGGCATGCGGATCGCTTCTCGGTGCGAGAGTCGCAGTTCTGGGTGCCGCGTTCAAACCGGACTCGGACGACGTTCGTGATTCGCCGGCGCTCAACGTCGCGGGTCAGATTCAGCTCCAAGGTGCTGCAGTGAACGTGTACGACCCAAAGGCCATGGACAATTCGCGCGCGCTGTTCCCGACGCTGACCTACTCGGCAAATGCATTGGAGGCCTGCGAAGGTGCCGATGTCGTCCTGGTATTGACCGAGTGGCTCGAATTCTTGAAGTTGCAGCCGTCCGATCTCGATTCGGTGGTTCGCAACAAAGTGATCGTCGACGGGCGCAATTGCCTTTCCCCCGACGACTGGCGAGGCGCAGGTTGGAACTACCGCGGACTGGGACGCCCGTGAGCACAGGACGTCTCGTCCGTCGCAGCTGATCTATATCGAAATTGATAAAGCCCGGTTCGCCCTCGCGGTCCGACCGGCAAAGACCGCTCAGACCCGCAGTGGACATGCGTGAGCCGAAGGAGACATCAAGATGGAAATTGTCGACTACCTGAAGATATTGCAAGCCAGATGGCGAATCGTCGCTGCTGTAACCGTGCTCGGAATCCTCGGAGCCCTTGGCGCTTCTCTTCTTTCGACGCCCGTTTACCAGGCCTCGACGAGGCTGTTCGTTTCGACGTCGGCGGGTACCTCGGTCAACGAGGCACTGCAGGGCAGTCAACTTTCACAGCAGCGAGTTCTGTCCTATACAAAACTCCTGACCGGCCGAACACTCGCACAGCGGACGATCGACGAACTGGGACCGAGGGTGGTCGGCGGGATGTCGGCTGACGAGTTGGCCTCCAAGGTCACTGCGACGTCGGCGCCCGACACTGTGTTGATCGACCTCGCAGTCAAGGACGCGTCACCGGAACTCGCACGCGAGATCGCGAACACTCTCTCATCCGAATTCGTGGCATTGGCAAAGGAACTGGAGACACCCGAGAACGGCGGAACACCGCCTGCACGTGTGGTCGTCGAACAGCAGGCTCAACAGCCGACTGTTCCGGTGTCACCCAAGACTTCGCGCAACCTCGCGCTCGGCGCAGTGGCGGGACTGGTTGTGGGGATCGCGCTTGCGTTGATTCGTGATCGACTCGACAACA encodes:
- the gmd gene encoding GDP-mannose 4,6-dehydratase, whose product is MKRALITGITGQDGSYLAELLLSKGYEVHGLIRRSSTFNTSRINHIYVDPHDADARLFLHYGDLSDGARLVTLLAQIKPDEVYNLAAQSHVRVSFDEPEHTGNTTGVGSIRLLEAVRMAGLDCRFYQASSSEMFGATPPPQNEETPFYPRSPYGAAKVYSYWITKNYREAYGIFAVNGILFNHESPRRGETFVTRKITRAVARIQAGIEDHLYMGNLDAIRDWGYAPEYVEGMWRMLQVDEPEDFVLATGGNYSVRDFLTVAFEHAGLNWENHVRFDERYLRPTEVDALIGDPSHAERKLGWKAGVHTPELARIMVEADIEALEHEGRPWIDTPALPDWSATR
- a CDS encoding WecB/TagA/CpsF family glycosyltransferase gives rise to the protein MSSPFEVIEVGGIPFAATNLERATDWVVNDRREGAGTGVSVRLSNSYCVSAAHSDRDYSAVLKGPGVNFADGTPVSWVMRLIGGTADHVGVRPVRGPSFFEATLDKGRRYSLRHHFVGTTEETLNLLTDRVEELYPGIKVAGTYAPPFAAFSKEFVDDIITKIDPTSPDIVWVGLGAPKQDFVTKAIADRTDYVAVGVGAAFDFLAGTVSEAPSFVQNSGFEWLYRLVSEPKRLWRRYLFGNSTFIRLASRDIRKVFGRLGGRA
- a CDS encoding UDP-glucose dehydrogenase family protein, yielding MSTRIAVFGTGYLGATHAACMAELGHEVLGVDVDAAKLEKLAAGEVPFYEPGLGEVLRNNIDRGRLKFTSSYEEAAEFADVFFLGVGTPQKKGEFAADMVYVDAVIETLAPLLTKPAVIFGKSTVPVGTAERLGKRARELAPIGDSVEVAWNPEFLREGFAVQDTLHPDRLVLGVDRNVRGRAESVAREVYAELIDAEIPFLVTDLATAELVKASANAFLATKISFINAISEVCEAAGADVTVLADAIGHDVRIGRRFLNAGIGFGGGCLPKDIRAFMARAGELGADQALTFLREVDNINMRRRTRMVELAREACGSLLGARVAVLGAAFKPDSDDVRDSPALNVAGQIQLQGAAVNVYDPKAMDNSRALFPTLTYSANALEACEGADVVLVLTEWLEFLKLQPSDLDSVVRNKVIVDGRNCLSPDDWRGAGWNYRGLGRP
- a CDS encoding GDP-L-fucose synthase family protein, with product MSDSFAARPLDRGAPFYVAGHRGLVGSSVWRHLESAGFTRLLGKTSAELDLRDREAAFDFFAREKPTNVILAAAKVGGIAANSTFLVDFLSENLRIQVNVLDAALAHGVERLLFLGSSCIYPKLAPQPIKEEYLLTGHLEPTNDAYAIAKIAGILHVQAARRQHGRPWISAMPTNLYGPGDNFSPHGSHVLPALVRRYDEAQSSAVQSVVNWGSGNPRREFLHVDDLASACLHLLDNYDGASHVNVGTGEDHTIREIASIVATEVGYTGETRWDTSKPDGTMQKLLDVSMIRKLGWRPTIGLREGIASTISWYRDNIGAVRT